Proteins co-encoded in one Marmota flaviventris isolate mMarFla1 chromosome 9, mMarFla1.hap1, whole genome shotgun sequence genomic window:
- the St3gal4 gene encoding CMP-N-acetylneuraminate-beta-galactosamide-alpha-2,3-sialyltransferase 4 isoform X2, which produces MEEVNALAEAQQAPEIVARGSRDDSSPQEPCYLLRNMISKSRWKLLAMLALVLVVMVWYSISREDKYIELSDWGSLLLSVSSFYFPIPEKKEPCFQGEAERKASKIFGNHSRDQPIFLQLKDYFWVKTPSAYELPYGTKGSEDLLLRVLAITSYSIPESIQSLKCRRCVVVGNGHRLRNSSLGDAINKYDVVIRLNNAPVAGYEGDVGSKTTMRLFYPESAHFDPKVENNPDTLLVLVAFKAMDFHWIETILSDKKRVRKGFWKQPPLIWDVNPKQIRILNPFFMEIAADKLLSLPMQQPRKIKQKPTTGLLAITLALHLCDSVHIAGFGYPDAYNKKQTIHYYEQITLKSMAGSGHNVSQEALAIKRMLEIGAVKNLTYF; this is translated from the exons GTGGCTCGAGGCAGCCGGGATGACAGTTCTCCCCAGGAACCTTGCTACCTGCTGAGAAACATGATCAGCAAGTCCC GCTGGAAGCTCCTGGCCATGTTGGCTCTGGTCCTGGTTGTCATGGTGTGGTATTCCATCTCCCGAGAAGACAAGTACATTGAGCT ATCTGACTGgggctcccttctcctctctgtctccagtttttattttcccatcCCAGAGAAGAAGGAGCCATGCTTCCAGGGTGAGGCAGAAAGGAAGGCCTCTAAGATCTTTGGCAA CCACTCCCGAGATCAGCCCATCTTCCTGCAGCTTAAAGATTATTTCTGGGTCAAGACACCATCTGCCTATGAGCTGCCCTATGGGACCAAGGGAAGTG AGGACCTGCTCCTCCGGGTGCTAGCCATCACCAGCTACTCCATACCTGAGAGCATCCAGAG TCTCAAGTGTCGCCGCTGTGTCGTGGTGGGCAATGGGCATCGACTACGGAACAGCTCCCTGGGAGATGCCATCAACAAGTATGATGTGGTCATCAG ATTGAACAATGCCCCAGTGGCTGGCTACGAGGGAGATGTGGGCTCCAAGACCACCATGCGTCTCTTTTACCCTGAATCTGCCCACTTTGACCCCAAAGTGGAGAACAACCCAGACACACTCCTGGTTCTAGTAGCTTTCAAGGCGATGGATTTCCACTGGATTGAGACCATCCTGAGTGATAAGAAGCGG GTGCGAAAAGGTTTCTGGAAACAGCCCCCCCTCATCTGGGACGTCAACCCCAAACAGATTCGGATTCTCAATCCCTTCTTCATGGAGATTGCAGCTGACAAACTGTTGAGCCTGCCAATGCAACAGCCGCGAAAGATTAAACAG AAACCAACCACAGGTCTGTTGGCCATCACCCTGGCCCTTCACCTCTGCGACTCAGTGCACATTGCAGGCTTTGGCTACCCAGATGCCTACAATAAGAAGCAGACCATTCACTACTATGAGCAGATCACACTCAAGTCCATGGCG GGGTCAGGCCACAACGTGTCCCAAGAGGCCCTGGCCATCAAGCGGATGCTGGAGATTGGCGCTGTGAAGAACCTCACGTACTTCTGA
- the St3gal4 gene encoding CMP-N-acetylneuraminate-beta-galactosamide-alpha-2,3-sialyltransferase 4 isoform X1 produces MEEVNALAEAQQAPEIVARGSRDDSSPQEPCYLLRNMISKSPPLCMCPAGWKLLAMLALVLVVMVWYSISREDKYIELSDWGSLLLSVSSFYFPIPEKKEPCFQGEAERKASKIFGNHSRDQPIFLQLKDYFWVKTPSAYELPYGTKGSEDLLLRVLAITSYSIPESIQSLKCRRCVVVGNGHRLRNSSLGDAINKYDVVIRLNNAPVAGYEGDVGSKTTMRLFYPESAHFDPKVENNPDTLLVLVAFKAMDFHWIETILSDKKRVRKGFWKQPPLIWDVNPKQIRILNPFFMEIAADKLLSLPMQQPRKIKQKPTTGLLAITLALHLCDSVHIAGFGYPDAYNKKQTIHYYEQITLKSMAGSGHNVSQEALAIKRMLEIGAVKNLTYF; encoded by the exons GTGGCTCGAGGCAGCCGGGATGACAGTTCTCCCCAGGAACCTTGCTACCTGCTGAGAAACATGATCAGCAAGTCCC CTCCTCTGTGCATGTGCCCTGCAGGCTGGAAGCTCCTGGCCATGTTGGCTCTGGTCCTGGTTGTCATGGTGTGGTATTCCATCTCCCGAGAAGACAAGTACATTGAGCT ATCTGACTGgggctcccttctcctctctgtctccagtttttattttcccatcCCAGAGAAGAAGGAGCCATGCTTCCAGGGTGAGGCAGAAAGGAAGGCCTCTAAGATCTTTGGCAA CCACTCCCGAGATCAGCCCATCTTCCTGCAGCTTAAAGATTATTTCTGGGTCAAGACACCATCTGCCTATGAGCTGCCCTATGGGACCAAGGGAAGTG AGGACCTGCTCCTCCGGGTGCTAGCCATCACCAGCTACTCCATACCTGAGAGCATCCAGAG TCTCAAGTGTCGCCGCTGTGTCGTGGTGGGCAATGGGCATCGACTACGGAACAGCTCCCTGGGAGATGCCATCAACAAGTATGATGTGGTCATCAG ATTGAACAATGCCCCAGTGGCTGGCTACGAGGGAGATGTGGGCTCCAAGACCACCATGCGTCTCTTTTACCCTGAATCTGCCCACTTTGACCCCAAAGTGGAGAACAACCCAGACACACTCCTGGTTCTAGTAGCTTTCAAGGCGATGGATTTCCACTGGATTGAGACCATCCTGAGTGATAAGAAGCGG GTGCGAAAAGGTTTCTGGAAACAGCCCCCCCTCATCTGGGACGTCAACCCCAAACAGATTCGGATTCTCAATCCCTTCTTCATGGAGATTGCAGCTGACAAACTGTTGAGCCTGCCAATGCAACAGCCGCGAAAGATTAAACAG AAACCAACCACAGGTCTGTTGGCCATCACCCTGGCCCTTCACCTCTGCGACTCAGTGCACATTGCAGGCTTTGGCTACCCAGATGCCTACAATAAGAAGCAGACCATTCACTACTATGAGCAGATCACACTCAAGTCCATGGCG GGGTCAGGCCACAACGTGTCCCAAGAGGCCCTGGCCATCAAGCGGATGCTGGAGATTGGCGCTGTGAAGAACCTCACGTACTTCTGA
- the St3gal4 gene encoding CMP-N-acetylneuraminate-beta-galactosamide-alpha-2,3-sialyltransferase 4 isoform X4 — MEEVNALAEAQQAPEIVARGSRDDSSPQEPCYLLRNMISKSRWKLLAMLALVLVVMVWYSISREDKYIELFYFPIPEKKEPCFQGEAERKASKIFGNHSRDQPIFLQLKDYFWVKTPSAYELPYGTKGSEDLLLRVLAITSYSIPESIQSLKCRRCVVVGNGHRLRNSSLGDAINKYDVVIRLNNAPVAGYEGDVGSKTTMRLFYPESAHFDPKVENNPDTLLVLVAFKAMDFHWIETILSDKKRVRKGFWKQPPLIWDVNPKQIRILNPFFMEIAADKLLSLPMQQPRKIKQKPTTGLLAITLALHLCDSVHIAGFGYPDAYNKKQTIHYYEQITLKSMAGSGHNVSQEALAIKRMLEIGAVKNLTYF, encoded by the exons GTGGCTCGAGGCAGCCGGGATGACAGTTCTCCCCAGGAACCTTGCTACCTGCTGAGAAACATGATCAGCAAGTCCC GCTGGAAGCTCCTGGCCATGTTGGCTCTGGTCCTGGTTGTCATGGTGTGGTATTCCATCTCCCGAGAAGACAAGTACATTGAGCT tttttattttcccatcCCAGAGAAGAAGGAGCCATGCTTCCAGGGTGAGGCAGAAAGGAAGGCCTCTAAGATCTTTGGCAA CCACTCCCGAGATCAGCCCATCTTCCTGCAGCTTAAAGATTATTTCTGGGTCAAGACACCATCTGCCTATGAGCTGCCCTATGGGACCAAGGGAAGTG AGGACCTGCTCCTCCGGGTGCTAGCCATCACCAGCTACTCCATACCTGAGAGCATCCAGAG TCTCAAGTGTCGCCGCTGTGTCGTGGTGGGCAATGGGCATCGACTACGGAACAGCTCCCTGGGAGATGCCATCAACAAGTATGATGTGGTCATCAG ATTGAACAATGCCCCAGTGGCTGGCTACGAGGGAGATGTGGGCTCCAAGACCACCATGCGTCTCTTTTACCCTGAATCTGCCCACTTTGACCCCAAAGTGGAGAACAACCCAGACACACTCCTGGTTCTAGTAGCTTTCAAGGCGATGGATTTCCACTGGATTGAGACCATCCTGAGTGATAAGAAGCGG GTGCGAAAAGGTTTCTGGAAACAGCCCCCCCTCATCTGGGACGTCAACCCCAAACAGATTCGGATTCTCAATCCCTTCTTCATGGAGATTGCAGCTGACAAACTGTTGAGCCTGCCAATGCAACAGCCGCGAAAGATTAAACAG AAACCAACCACAGGTCTGTTGGCCATCACCCTGGCCCTTCACCTCTGCGACTCAGTGCACATTGCAGGCTTTGGCTACCCAGATGCCTACAATAAGAAGCAGACCATTCACTACTATGAGCAGATCACACTCAAGTCCATGGCG GGGTCAGGCCACAACGTGTCCCAAGAGGCCCTGGCCATCAAGCGGATGCTGGAGATTGGCGCTGTGAAGAACCTCACGTACTTCTGA
- the St3gal4 gene encoding CMP-N-acetylneuraminate-beta-galactosamide-alpha-2,3-sialyltransferase 4 isoform X7, with protein sequence MLALVLVVMVWYSISREDKYIELSDWGSLLLSVSSFYFPIPEKKEPCFQGEAERKASKIFGNHSRDQPIFLQLKDYFWVKTPSAYELPYGTKGSEDLLLRVLAITSYSIPESIQSLKCRRCVVVGNGHRLRNSSLGDAINKYDVVIRLNNAPVAGYEGDVGSKTTMRLFYPESAHFDPKVENNPDTLLVLVAFKAMDFHWIETILSDKKRVRKGFWKQPPLIWDVNPKQIRILNPFFMEIAADKLLSLPMQQPRKIKQKPTTGLLAITLALHLCDSVHIAGFGYPDAYNKKQTIHYYEQITLKSMAGSGHNVSQEALAIKRMLEIGAVKNLTYF encoded by the exons ATGTTGGCTCTGGTCCTGGTTGTCATGGTGTGGTATTCCATCTCCCGAGAAGACAAGTACATTGAGCT ATCTGACTGgggctcccttctcctctctgtctccagtttttattttcccatcCCAGAGAAGAAGGAGCCATGCTTCCAGGGTGAGGCAGAAAGGAAGGCCTCTAAGATCTTTGGCAA CCACTCCCGAGATCAGCCCATCTTCCTGCAGCTTAAAGATTATTTCTGGGTCAAGACACCATCTGCCTATGAGCTGCCCTATGGGACCAAGGGAAGTG AGGACCTGCTCCTCCGGGTGCTAGCCATCACCAGCTACTCCATACCTGAGAGCATCCAGAG TCTCAAGTGTCGCCGCTGTGTCGTGGTGGGCAATGGGCATCGACTACGGAACAGCTCCCTGGGAGATGCCATCAACAAGTATGATGTGGTCATCAG ATTGAACAATGCCCCAGTGGCTGGCTACGAGGGAGATGTGGGCTCCAAGACCACCATGCGTCTCTTTTACCCTGAATCTGCCCACTTTGACCCCAAAGTGGAGAACAACCCAGACACACTCCTGGTTCTAGTAGCTTTCAAGGCGATGGATTTCCACTGGATTGAGACCATCCTGAGTGATAAGAAGCGG GTGCGAAAAGGTTTCTGGAAACAGCCCCCCCTCATCTGGGACGTCAACCCCAAACAGATTCGGATTCTCAATCCCTTCTTCATGGAGATTGCAGCTGACAAACTGTTGAGCCTGCCAATGCAACAGCCGCGAAAGATTAAACAG AAACCAACCACAGGTCTGTTGGCCATCACCCTGGCCCTTCACCTCTGCGACTCAGTGCACATTGCAGGCTTTGGCTACCCAGATGCCTACAATAAGAAGCAGACCATTCACTACTATGAGCAGATCACACTCAAGTCCATGGCG GGGTCAGGCCACAACGTGTCCCAAGAGGCCCTGGCCATCAAGCGGATGCTGGAGATTGGCGCTGTGAAGAACCTCACGTACTTCTGA
- the St3gal4 gene encoding CMP-N-acetylneuraminate-beta-galactosamide-alpha-2,3-sialyltransferase 4 isoform X6, whose amino-acid sequence MISKSRWKLLAMLALVLVVMVWYSISREDKYIELSDWGSLLLSVSSFYFPIPEKKEPCFQGEAERKASKIFGNHSRDQPIFLQLKDYFWVKTPSAYELPYGTKGSEDLLLRVLAITSYSIPESIQSLKCRRCVVVGNGHRLRNSSLGDAINKYDVVIRLNNAPVAGYEGDVGSKTTMRLFYPESAHFDPKVENNPDTLLVLVAFKAMDFHWIETILSDKKRVRKGFWKQPPLIWDVNPKQIRILNPFFMEIAADKLLSLPMQQPRKIKQKPTTGLLAITLALHLCDSVHIAGFGYPDAYNKKQTIHYYEQITLKSMAGSGHNVSQEALAIKRMLEIGAVKNLTYF is encoded by the exons ATGATCAGCAAGTCCC GCTGGAAGCTCCTGGCCATGTTGGCTCTGGTCCTGGTTGTCATGGTGTGGTATTCCATCTCCCGAGAAGACAAGTACATTGAGCT ATCTGACTGgggctcccttctcctctctgtctccagtttttattttcccatcCCAGAGAAGAAGGAGCCATGCTTCCAGGGTGAGGCAGAAAGGAAGGCCTCTAAGATCTTTGGCAA CCACTCCCGAGATCAGCCCATCTTCCTGCAGCTTAAAGATTATTTCTGGGTCAAGACACCATCTGCCTATGAGCTGCCCTATGGGACCAAGGGAAGTG AGGACCTGCTCCTCCGGGTGCTAGCCATCACCAGCTACTCCATACCTGAGAGCATCCAGAG TCTCAAGTGTCGCCGCTGTGTCGTGGTGGGCAATGGGCATCGACTACGGAACAGCTCCCTGGGAGATGCCATCAACAAGTATGATGTGGTCATCAG ATTGAACAATGCCCCAGTGGCTGGCTACGAGGGAGATGTGGGCTCCAAGACCACCATGCGTCTCTTTTACCCTGAATCTGCCCACTTTGACCCCAAAGTGGAGAACAACCCAGACACACTCCTGGTTCTAGTAGCTTTCAAGGCGATGGATTTCCACTGGATTGAGACCATCCTGAGTGATAAGAAGCGG GTGCGAAAAGGTTTCTGGAAACAGCCCCCCCTCATCTGGGACGTCAACCCCAAACAGATTCGGATTCTCAATCCCTTCTTCATGGAGATTGCAGCTGACAAACTGTTGAGCCTGCCAATGCAACAGCCGCGAAAGATTAAACAG AAACCAACCACAGGTCTGTTGGCCATCACCCTGGCCCTTCACCTCTGCGACTCAGTGCACATTGCAGGCTTTGGCTACCCAGATGCCTACAATAAGAAGCAGACCATTCACTACTATGAGCAGATCACACTCAAGTCCATGGCG GGGTCAGGCCACAACGTGTCCCAAGAGGCCCTGGCCATCAAGCGGATGCTGGAGATTGGCGCTGTGAAGAACCTCACGTACTTCTGA
- the St3gal4 gene encoding CMP-N-acetylneuraminate-beta-galactosamide-alpha-2,3-sialyltransferase 4 isoform X5 has protein sequence MISKSPPLCMCPAGWKLLAMLALVLVVMVWYSISREDKYIELSDWGSLLLSVSSFYFPIPEKKEPCFQGEAERKASKIFGNHSRDQPIFLQLKDYFWVKTPSAYELPYGTKGSEDLLLRVLAITSYSIPESIQSLKCRRCVVVGNGHRLRNSSLGDAINKYDVVIRLNNAPVAGYEGDVGSKTTMRLFYPESAHFDPKVENNPDTLLVLVAFKAMDFHWIETILSDKKRVRKGFWKQPPLIWDVNPKQIRILNPFFMEIAADKLLSLPMQQPRKIKQKPTTGLLAITLALHLCDSVHIAGFGYPDAYNKKQTIHYYEQITLKSMAGSGHNVSQEALAIKRMLEIGAVKNLTYF, from the exons ATGATCAGCAAGTCCC CTCCTCTGTGCATGTGCCCTGCAGGCTGGAAGCTCCTGGCCATGTTGGCTCTGGTCCTGGTTGTCATGGTGTGGTATTCCATCTCCCGAGAAGACAAGTACATTGAGCT ATCTGACTGgggctcccttctcctctctgtctccagtttttattttcccatcCCAGAGAAGAAGGAGCCATGCTTCCAGGGTGAGGCAGAAAGGAAGGCCTCTAAGATCTTTGGCAA CCACTCCCGAGATCAGCCCATCTTCCTGCAGCTTAAAGATTATTTCTGGGTCAAGACACCATCTGCCTATGAGCTGCCCTATGGGACCAAGGGAAGTG AGGACCTGCTCCTCCGGGTGCTAGCCATCACCAGCTACTCCATACCTGAGAGCATCCAGAG TCTCAAGTGTCGCCGCTGTGTCGTGGTGGGCAATGGGCATCGACTACGGAACAGCTCCCTGGGAGATGCCATCAACAAGTATGATGTGGTCATCAG ATTGAACAATGCCCCAGTGGCTGGCTACGAGGGAGATGTGGGCTCCAAGACCACCATGCGTCTCTTTTACCCTGAATCTGCCCACTTTGACCCCAAAGTGGAGAACAACCCAGACACACTCCTGGTTCTAGTAGCTTTCAAGGCGATGGATTTCCACTGGATTGAGACCATCCTGAGTGATAAGAAGCGG GTGCGAAAAGGTTTCTGGAAACAGCCCCCCCTCATCTGGGACGTCAACCCCAAACAGATTCGGATTCTCAATCCCTTCTTCATGGAGATTGCAGCTGACAAACTGTTGAGCCTGCCAATGCAACAGCCGCGAAAGATTAAACAG AAACCAACCACAGGTCTGTTGGCCATCACCCTGGCCCTTCACCTCTGCGACTCAGTGCACATTGCAGGCTTTGGCTACCCAGATGCCTACAATAAGAAGCAGACCATTCACTACTATGAGCAGATCACACTCAAGTCCATGGCG GGGTCAGGCCACAACGTGTCCCAAGAGGCCCTGGCCATCAAGCGGATGCTGGAGATTGGCGCTGTGAAGAACCTCACGTACTTCTGA
- the St3gal4 gene encoding CMP-N-acetylneuraminate-beta-galactosamide-alpha-2,3-sialyltransferase 4 isoform X3 — MEEVNALAEAQQAPEIVARGSRDDSSPQEPCYLLRNMISKSPPLCMCPAGWKLLAMLALVLVVMVWYSISREDKYIELFYFPIPEKKEPCFQGEAERKASKIFGNHSRDQPIFLQLKDYFWVKTPSAYELPYGTKGSEDLLLRVLAITSYSIPESIQSLKCRRCVVVGNGHRLRNSSLGDAINKYDVVIRLNNAPVAGYEGDVGSKTTMRLFYPESAHFDPKVENNPDTLLVLVAFKAMDFHWIETILSDKKRVRKGFWKQPPLIWDVNPKQIRILNPFFMEIAADKLLSLPMQQPRKIKQKPTTGLLAITLALHLCDSVHIAGFGYPDAYNKKQTIHYYEQITLKSMAGSGHNVSQEALAIKRMLEIGAVKNLTYF, encoded by the exons GTGGCTCGAGGCAGCCGGGATGACAGTTCTCCCCAGGAACCTTGCTACCTGCTGAGAAACATGATCAGCAAGTCCC CTCCTCTGTGCATGTGCCCTGCAGGCTGGAAGCTCCTGGCCATGTTGGCTCTGGTCCTGGTTGTCATGGTGTGGTATTCCATCTCCCGAGAAGACAAGTACATTGAGCT tttttattttcccatcCCAGAGAAGAAGGAGCCATGCTTCCAGGGTGAGGCAGAAAGGAAGGCCTCTAAGATCTTTGGCAA CCACTCCCGAGATCAGCCCATCTTCCTGCAGCTTAAAGATTATTTCTGGGTCAAGACACCATCTGCCTATGAGCTGCCCTATGGGACCAAGGGAAGTG AGGACCTGCTCCTCCGGGTGCTAGCCATCACCAGCTACTCCATACCTGAGAGCATCCAGAG TCTCAAGTGTCGCCGCTGTGTCGTGGTGGGCAATGGGCATCGACTACGGAACAGCTCCCTGGGAGATGCCATCAACAAGTATGATGTGGTCATCAG ATTGAACAATGCCCCAGTGGCTGGCTACGAGGGAGATGTGGGCTCCAAGACCACCATGCGTCTCTTTTACCCTGAATCTGCCCACTTTGACCCCAAAGTGGAGAACAACCCAGACACACTCCTGGTTCTAGTAGCTTTCAAGGCGATGGATTTCCACTGGATTGAGACCATCCTGAGTGATAAGAAGCGG GTGCGAAAAGGTTTCTGGAAACAGCCCCCCCTCATCTGGGACGTCAACCCCAAACAGATTCGGATTCTCAATCCCTTCTTCATGGAGATTGCAGCTGACAAACTGTTGAGCCTGCCAATGCAACAGCCGCGAAAGATTAAACAG AAACCAACCACAGGTCTGTTGGCCATCACCCTGGCCCTTCACCTCTGCGACTCAGTGCACATTGCAGGCTTTGGCTACCCAGATGCCTACAATAAGAAGCAGACCATTCACTACTATGAGCAGATCACACTCAAGTCCATGGCG GGGTCAGGCCACAACGTGTCCCAAGAGGCCCTGGCCATCAAGCGGATGCTGGAGATTGGCGCTGTGAAGAACCTCACGTACTTCTGA